In Ornithodoros turicata isolate Travis chromosome 1, ASM3712646v1, whole genome shotgun sequence, the DNA window GTCAAGAAGTCAAGGAGTAAGATGCTGCGTGAAAGGGATCACGCTACACTCGTAAAAAGTTGCATTGAACGAAGCTTTGTAACACAAGTTGAAATTATGGGTGACCTAGAGCCCAAGGTGTGTtactgtatttctttttttgacatGTCACAGATGGGAGGAATTCATGCATATGCGGACCGATGCGGATGATGTGATAAACAAAGAAGAACtgagtgtgtgtggggggggggggggggcatgacAGAGAACAGCCTCGCCCTTTCGTATGGTTCTCAAAGCAAATACATTGATAATTTTGAAAAATTGTATATGTTGGACATCACTGCACAAAGTGGACTCCGggtgaagcgcacaacgagaaagCTGTGTGTCACTATTATTCAAGAAGAGAAAAGTTAGGTAACAGTTGTTCTTATTTTCAGTTGATTCGGTTTTTGTAGAAAGTTGCACTGAGAAGTAAGCAAGATATGTaatctattttcgagaagctcGATGAACTAAAGAAACCAGATGATgggggacattcagaaaatgggCATTGTTCTCAAGAACGAAAAGttcgacgtgttggacttacaCAACGTGGACACTATGTACGGGGAGGccgtgtacgtggaactcctgatgaAAAACGATAAACGCGTTAAGGTTtacctacccagtcgttttaagcgacTCACAGATGAAGATTTGAAAGAAATGTGTGAATTACCAAATCTGAAACTAGAGAATAAAGAGAGATTCACGAATGGTAAAAGAGTCGCATAgcccgacatcatctttactcgCGCGAAGAAAAAGTAACACATCCCACCGAGACCACCGAAAGTCCGTGTCCCATATGTcataatcaataaaataaaaatacatgtgtttttgattttaagagaaaaaaatgttgtgttGCTGTGATGGATTAGCAAGGTATAGAGATAGGCTGGTATGATAGGAAGCTATATTGACACAATGATATGATATGAAATGATATGATAATGAAAGATGGCGCCTGCTACTGGAGTGTGTGCTTTCTGCTCTGTTATTAGAAACCAACATTACCAACATTATTAGAAATCCTATTTCTAAGTCCCATATACCATACCACGTCGGCGCAAATACCCAATTTGGTTTTCTGCTCTCACACGCAGTTATCTTAgcaaaaatatatattttgaTAAAATATTTAAGAAATTTGGAAGGGCGTTTGACTATGAACAATTTGCTGTTTTTCGCTGGCTCTTCAAGAAGTCTGCTGACTCAGACCGTAATGCGTATTGGGAAGGGATTCgagatgacgtaaaaaataatcCTCGTAATTTTTGGACCTGGCATAGCCAATGTAAGCGTGAGAATGTCTCTGTTTGACGGTAATGTGATGCAATGCAATCCGCCTGTCGTCGCAAATATCTTTGCGTCACACTTTTCATCTCTCTTTGATGACTCGGACAGCACAGATTCTGCCTTTTCTTTTACGCAAATCCACGGTGATCATCTGTCctctgttcgccttctgatcccgatatcgctggttcgaacccggccgaggacgccagcaacttggagagagggtacaagttgcttagacacgccgtcttccgcgagggacgttaaatactgggtgccgtgtgatgagctttcatcgcacgttaaagaaccctcaggtgggcaaaagcaatccacagagcgaccgctgtggcgtcgctcatgatctcagttgtctcgagacgtaaacccccaaatattattattatcatctgTCCTCGTTTGTTATTAGTGAGAATGATGTTCGCAATTCAATTTGTAAACTAAGGCCCACAATGACACCGGGACCAGACGGTATCCCCGCTATTTTCCTTAAAGTTTATCGTGACATCCTTTCGCCTGTGCTCGTATTCatatttaatctttctcttaaacGAAATACCTTTCCGCAACCGTGGAAGTCTTCCCTCGTCATTCCTGTCCATAAATCGGACAGCCATAACATTGTTACTAATTGTAGACCAATAAGTATTTTATGCGCCTGCTCCAAAGTCTTTGAACACATAATTTATATTAATCTGTCCTCGTTCTTTAAGCGCAAAATTGCAGACAGTCAGCATGGCTTTATGCCTTGGACATGAACAGTCACAAATCTTGCATCATTCATGTCAGTCTGTTCCCCAGCGGTTCTTTCTCGTGGTCAAATGGATGTAATCTATCTTGACGTCTCGAAAGCATTTGACTTAATCAACCATGATCTGCTCCTTCGTAAGCTTGGTTTATATGGTGCTTCTGACTCTCTTGTATGTTTCTTTGCCTCGTACTTATGGCATCGCTTatactctgtgtgtgtgtccggATCCTACTCTGATACCTATGTTTCTGCGTCTGGTGTACCCCAAGGGTCAAACCCGGGACCTGTACTGtttaatattttattaatgATCTTGTGTCTTGTGTTAAACATTCCGCCATGCTGCAGTATGCGGGTGACCTCAAAATATTGAAAAGCATAACCTCGCCCTCTGATTGCTTATTGCTTCAGGAGGATGTTTACAGTGTTATTTCTTGGTGTACTTCTAATTTCCTCAAAATCAACACGTCAAAAACTAAAGTTATCTCATTCACGCGCAAGTCTCAAGTAACCCGATTTCAGTACTTTCCTGACGGCGAAATAGCCCGAGTCGACGGCATTCGTGATCTCGGTGTCGTCTTTGATGCGAAACTTCAATTTCATGAGCATGTGAGAGCAATTCGTTCTGCTGCTCTGCGTATGCTTGGTTTGTTCACCTACagctgcaaaatattttcttctCACACGGTATTTCTTACTCTCTACAAAGCTTGCGTCCTTCCCCGACTTGAATATGCGTCAGTGGCATGGAACGCTTTACGTGCCACCGATATCAAACGTCTTGAAgctgtgcaaaagagggcacttCATATTATTCATTCGCGTTTCTTGCGGAATGTCCCCGCATTTTTATCGCATGACTAtgggccggtttcaccaacgctggttaagagttaaaccgagatcaagggtccTTAAACTAGAGGTTAACCACCAACCCTGTTTCACGGACGCCGGTTAGCCAAATCTCCCGTTAAAGTTGACGGATTTCTTGATCGCTCGTCAACGGCCGGTTAACCCGTGAGTTAAATATGGCGGCGTTGGTGTTGTGGTATTGCAGCGGAAGATTTCGTGGCGGATTTGTGCTTCAGAAGAGAAATTGGTCTCGTAATGAGCATCGTTTCGCAGGGATGTGTCGCAGGTGTTGTGAATAAAGTACGTGGATTATCAGCAGCATCGCGGACTCTTGTACCCCATATGTTAGTGTACCTGTCCTTTCATTTCAAGCATTACTTGCTATACTTGCACATAAATAGCTTCATTTCAGTCAAACAGTATGTTGACAGCTTTCTTGGGTGTTAGGTGAATGTAAAACTGCTGCATCTCGTTACGAAGACATACGTGTATGCGTGCGTGTGTTACCGTCTGCGATTATAAACAAAACATAGTTTGCGCTGACACTAAAGAAAACTTATTGAAAACGTATTTTCACATAAGCAACGCGCGTAAAGAAAAGTAGGTTTACATGGTAGGGTATTCATTAAAATATTTTAATTATTATGATAGTCTTCAGAATAaatatgtgtcgtctgctacagacaGAAGGTAATCACTTCTGATGCAAAGCCATGGAGTACTTTGACGAGGATCTGGAAGATCTACACCTGAGTTTTCAAGTTCAGCCGTCACGATATTATCCTAGGGACACCACGGACCCTTTTGTAGCCCTAAATGACAAGCAGTTTCATGACAGATTTCGGCTAATGAAACATACAGTGTATGATCTCCTCCTGGTAATTGAGAAGCACCTCGAGTTTACATCAGACAGGAACTCCTCAGTACCACCAATACGCCAGCTCCTAATCTGCCTCCGTTTCTATGCTAGTGCAACTTTTCAAATAGTTATAGGCGACACGTCTGACATAAGCAAGTCTACCGTCTGCCGTATAATCAAGCGAGTATCACATGTTCTTGCCTCACTGTCACCTCTCTACATAAAATTCCCATCAACGCAAGATGAAAAGCAAAGGACAATGCTCGGATTCTATGACATTGCAGGCTTTCCAGGAGTCATTGGAGCAATTGACTGTACACACGTAGCAATACAGTCACCAGGTGGTAACACAGCAGAGCTGTTCAGAAACAGGAAGGGCTACTTTTCAATTAATGTGCAGTGTGTATGTGACGCTGACTTGCGGATCACCGACATTGTTGCTAGGTGGCCTGGTGCTACCCATGATGCCACAATTTTTGACAGCTCGAGAATTCGAGCCCACCTCGAGACAAATTTAGGGGGTCATTTGCTCGGAGATGCAGGATATCCTTGCAGGCCCTATCTGCTTACACCCTTAGCAGCACCTAACTCTGCTGCAGAAAAGAGATATCAGAATAAGCATGTTGCAACAAGAAACACTGTAGAAAGACTCTTTGGTGTGTGGAAGAGGAGGTTTCCTGTGTTGAAGATGGGGCTACGTTTGAAGATTGACACTGCTCTGGCAGTGATTGTTGCAACAGCGGTGTTGCATAACATTGCTCAACGAAAAGACAATTGCATACCTGACATTTGTGAGTCAGTTGTCGAGCATGAATCAGTTGATGTTGTGTGGAACGGTCCTTTAGAGCCAGGAGCCACAAGCGCTAGAGCCCAAATAATTGCAAACTTTGCAAGGAGCCGTGAGGATCTGCAGCAGTTGCTACCAGAATCATGATAAGCAGGACACATGAAGGACGCAtaagatgcaggctagctggttgtATATGATGGAAGAGGCATACACACAGGACAACATATTTTCAAACAAAACAATTGTTTATTTCAAACAAGGTGACTGTAGGCAAAGGAACCTCAGAAGAGTAAAGTGGGTTCACACAGGGGGCACACTTACACAACTTCCTTTGCTCCTAATCTCTATAAACTCCTACAAGGGGCTTTCTGTCTTAGGTCTTCCCTAAAATTTTGGCATTCCTGAAGATGCTTTGTGAGTTCAGAACTGGTAACACTGGAATCGACATTTTGGTTATACAGTCAacccctcgatttatgaaccttcgatttgtGAATTCCCTTgttttatgaacaggagcacgaggaaccaaactttttacatgcatttttccctcgttttatgaacctcgatatccgaataacgaatggaatttctgggaacaaACTAGGAGTTGCctagcgtttttgccctcaatttataaACGGATCGTTCCGgtgtcaacagaaaccttcaaagggattattccgttGTCTTATGAATGACACCGGAACGGACAAATCTTTTTCCAGATATTGCACCCTTGgttttaacccctcgaaatccgaacaataAATGGGTTTCCCTGGGACGCATCAGGGACGTActgacttaacggaattttcgattcatgactccctcgatttatgaacgatttttccgggaaccgagggtgttcataaatcgagggttgactgtaatcTGATAATTTTTGGAGCGGGCAAAAAGTCTCTTGTGGAAGCTCACAGACATAAGCCGCAGAGGGAATTGTGTCAGTGAGCCCTTCATGTTCTCTCACTCACTCTTCTGAAGTTTCTTGTCCTAAAGTATTCAACGTGATTTTGCAGCAATAAATGCATTGTCGTAGAGGATATAGCCATTGTGTGTTCCCACACTCATGTATTTAATTTTCTTCGTTTTATTTCCAAGTCCAGCTGAGCTGACTCAAGGAGTAAAGCCTTGTACTCGGTGTCCATCTGTGCGTGAATCAATTTTTCCTTAGCTATGGATTCCTCGAGCTTTGCTACGTCCAACCTCTTCTGGTTTAGCGTGATTTTCGATTTTGCCAGTTTTTTGTACCACAATGCAGATCTCTGTGCTGGCTGCATCACAGAGCGTCGAGGTGGCGCAGGCCTCCTACGTGACGAGGTGTCGTGCACTTGCCTGCTTGTCCCTGGGACACCTGGTAGACATGGTGCTCCTGCTGTAGCGGCTAGACTTTCAGAATGAGAGATTTCTGTGGTGGCCTGGCCTGTTGAGGTTGAGATGTCTTGTTCATGTCTGTCCTCATTCCACAGACCTTCACTGCTGAGACATGCCTCAGAATCAATCTGACGATCCTGTAATATCAAAAGAAGAATGCAGGCTTTGCATCAAGATCTATGATCTAGATGTGGGCTAGCTGGCGGACAAACTAAATGATAGGCAAGCCTAGCTTGGCTTGCCTATGAATGCATTGCATCAAGGATGCCATTTTGATTTTCATATGAGGTCCAATGCCAGGAAGAACAGCAAGAAGAGCAAATGTTTCTTCTTTGCCTTGTATAAGTCTCTTGTACAGGCCCTGACAAAAGgttacggaacactggagtggtgtaTCTGAGCGACACGGTTGCTACAAACAGGAGCAAACAGACTcacaaacaggtgaccgggtGCTCGACGCACCACTCAGTAAGTGCGTCCACTCCCatttgccgctagggtgttgctgagatcaagaaatacgccgctctagtgttccgtaaacttttgttgggATCTGTACATCTCATAATATTTAAACCCCTGAGACTAGGGAAGTATGAAAACAAATGACAAGGACAAAGTGTCCAAGTTGAGACTGTCgatgtgtgtgttttgtgccTTCCTAGTGTGTGGATTTTCATATTACGAGTTCTaatcaccagctcacttgcttttTAGCCATTCTCTCTCGAACACGCCAGCAAAATGTTTTCAGCTCTacagaacataacatcactgaACGGAGTAAAATAAGCAAAAGACTTACCACAGGAATCTCACTTGTACTTGTCCCATTGATAATGACATCTAAAAATAAAGAAGGTCAATTTCATTCACCTGAGAATTACGCATATCCAGGATAACAAAATAACTGAGCAGATGTAAATACCAAATATTCTTGAAGCATCCGAGTCATAGGAGTTCTGCAGTGGCTGTAGATTTCCAGGTACCAGAGAGGCAATCTGAATTGTTGCACTGGAGAGCGGTGATGGTGgtgggccccccccccccccagtgcgAAACACTGCATTCCGGTGCTTTGCTAGCTCCTTACGggattttttcttttgattttcgTAGCAGTGCTTCAACTGCTCAGTGACCCTCAAGTGCACAGTTGATAGTGCATTAAACTCCGAAGTTAGCTTCTTCCACGTAGCGTTTTTTTGCTCAACTGTCTTCCCATCAGTTTTCTTGTTTTCAATTACAGTTCTGTATTTACTGACGAGGTCTAGCAGAGTAGATATCTCACTTTCGGTAAAATTCGGGCTTCGTTTCGCCATCGTGGGAAAATAAATAGCAATACCTATAAGGCAGAGCTTCGAAaatgctgtcgtctgcgaaatAACAGACCATAGTAACAGGGAAGATGATTGCAGATTAGAATAATTGCTAAAAAGGAGTGAAAAACGCTGTTCTGCCTCTTTTATTGCAAATAAATTTACAGGCTCTTGTACATGCAAGCGTTCTTAATTATGTCTGCTTCTCAGTGCTGCTTGTAGTACAGTAATGCTATCTCCACGGAGCCAGGCATTGTGGGAGGGGATGTAGACAAGCTTACGAATTGCTTACCGCAGTACAGACACGTAAAACAGCAAAGGTACACAAATTATTTTCGTGGCACACCGGTCGGTAGCATGGAACGACGCAAACCGAACACAGTACGTCACACAATCTCCAAAATCCGTGCACAGTTGTTTGCAGTCATGACTTCAGCGTACAGCGTAGCTGTATGTTGAACGTAAGCAGCTTGGCAGCACAGTGTGGCAACATCTCCTGACTCGAAAACTTACAATCGTCGCACACGCAGTAACCAGGATATCCGCACTGTAGCACTCGCAAGGAAGTTGTGTACGCACACCAAAAATATTCTAATTGTTGTACTTCGGGTACTGCGTAGATGCAAGAAGCCGAGAGAACGGAGAACAAAACAGCTCCCATGCTGCCACCTGGCGACCGTACCGGAAACCAACAATCTAACCAATGAAACTCGGTCTACATGCCAGAGAACCCGATTAGTAAACTGGTCATCCTAAACTCGCAGTTTGAGTTCGTGAAACGCAGTTAAGTTAAACTGCAGTCAGCGTCATCGCGCGCCGTTAGGTGATCTCAGTTTAAGGCTAACTTTAActcgcgttggtgaaaccggccctaTGACACGCTTTCAAATTACCTGCAATTGCTTCCTCTTGTTAACCGCCGCCACATTCATGACATGATGTTTCTTTATAAATGTGCGCACTCAatatttgattccccttttctgttaGGCCGCCTAAATTTTTGTCTCCCGCGTGCTGCTCTGCGGAACCCCCCAACGTTCTATAtcaaccactgctgtcctaatgaCCCCCTTACACGATGCCAAATCTTGTTTAACTCGCTCCCTTCATCTCTTGATATTTTTTCAGCGTCATGTACATCATTTAGGTGTCATATCTCTTCTCATTTTTTggagatttcttttctttgactTTTTCAGATAATTTCCCCTTTGTTGCAGTGTGATTGCATATGTTTGTC includes these proteins:
- the LOC135393036 gene encoding putative nuclease HARBI1, with product MEYFDEDLEDLHLSFQVQPSRYYPRDTTDPFVALNDKQFHDRFRLMKHTVYDLLLVIEKHLEFTSDRNSSVPPIRQLLICLRFYASATFQIVIGDTSDISKSTVCRIIKRVSHVLASLSPLYIKFPSTQDEKQRTMLGFYDIAGFPGVIGAIDCTHVAIQSPGGNTAELFRNRKGYFSINVQCVCDADLRITDIVARWPGATHDATIFDSSRIRAHLETNLGGHLLGDAGYPCRPYLLTPLAAPNSAAEKRYQNKHVATRNTVERLFGVWKRRFPVLKMGLRLKIDTALAVIVATAVLHNIAQRKDNCIPDICESVVEHESVDVVWNGPLEPGATSARAQIIANFARSREDLQQLLPES